The Flavobacteriales bacterium genomic interval CTCTCGTTAAAGTGATAATCTTTTCTGGCGTTGGGACCACCAACTACCATTACGATGAATTCAGTGTCCTGATAAATCACCTTATTATTCACCGGTGGTTTTAACAGATGGCGATTATCGTCGATCCATTGTTTGAAATTGAAAGGCATGATAACACTCATGGCAGAAGGATTTAGTTCATCATAAAAATAACAGTTTTTTCACTCTATAAACCGCTAAGAATTTTCTCTGGTGAAAAAATACTTTACATTCGTGATAAATACCTGATCATGAACATTGATTTACGTGGAAAAAAAGCCATGGTTTGCGGAAGCACCGATGGTATAGGCAAAGCCTCAGCGCTTGAATTGGCTTCGATGGGCGCATCGGTAATACTGGTGGCCCGTAATGAAGAAAAGCTGATTAAAACGAGAGATGAACTAAGCACATCGGCAGGTCAGGAACATCATTATATTGTTGCGGATTTTGATTTTCCTCCGGAATTAAAAATCAGAGTGGAAGATTTCATTGCTGAAAACGGACCGGTAAATATTTTGGTGAATAATACGGGCGGTCCTGCCGGAGGTCCTATTCTTGATGCCAAAAAGGAAGATTTTCTGCATGCCTTTAATGCACATTTAATTTGCAATCACATTTTGGTGCAATGTGTGGCTGAGGGAATGAAGGAAACCGGATACGGACGTATCATTAATATCATTTCCACTTCTGTTAAAGTTCCTCTTCACGGGTTAGGCGTATCGAACACCATTCGTGCTGCGGTGGCGAATTGGAGTAAGACGCTTGCGAATGAATTGGGTCGGTATGGAATTACGGTGAACAATGTTTTACCGGGAGCAACCATGACCAATCGTTTGGATAGCATCGCTAAGAAGCGCTCTGAGAAAAGTGGTAAAAGTCCCGAAGAAGTTTTAGCTGAAATGGCTGCAGAGGTTCCTATGTTACGTGTAGCACAGCCGCATGAAGTGGCCGCTGCCGTTGCTTTTTTAGCCTCTCCTGCTGCATCTTATATTAATGGAATTAATATTCCGGTAGACGGAGGCAGAACAGGCTCTTTATAATTTCTATTCACTTAGTTGAACTATAGAGGAGACCCCGTTCTCCTCTTTTTTTTACCGTTCCCTCAATCCTTTCTACCCCAGAATCAATACCTGGTCCCTTGCCGCAATAATACATACCCCTTCCTGTTTTTAGGCTAAAGAAGCGTTATGAACAGGAAATCCAATACTATTCCAAAGGGGATGTTCAGCATCGGAATGCTGATTGCATTATCGCTCACTCTTGTGGCATTTGAATGGACAAGTACTTCACCAAAACATGGTGATATCATCACTGCTGGTCATAGGATTGATATTGTCGACGAACCTATTCCTGTAGATCTACCGGAGCCACCAAAACCCAAGCATCAACCTCAGGAGCAAAAAAACGAAAGCAGTAAATCATCTAACGTTACCGAAATAGCAACGGAAATTACCAGCACTGAAAAAGAAGTGGAGGAATCGGTTGCAAAAATTACTGACGGAGAAAATGAAATCACTTTGGTATTTTCTGATACCACCGATAACATCATTGATGATGTAGATCCTGTGAATCCGGATGAGTTGGATACCAAACCTTATTTCCCGCATTGTAATCAAACCTCTTTTGCAGAACGATTTGAATGTTCTAAAAAGGAAATTAATTCCATTATCGTACGTAATATCCGAATTCCAAAAGATGTAAAAGAATCGCGTCGTAATCAGGAGGCATCGATTGTTTTTGTGGTGGACCGCAATGGAAATATTGGAGAAGTAACCGCCATCAACAAACGTAATCTGTCACCTTCCGTGATGGCAGAATGCGAGCGATTGATTCGCATGATTCCTACCATGGTTCCTGCTTCTAAAATGGGCAGACCTGTTCCTACTTATTTCCGAATTCCTATTTCATTTATAGTTGACTAATTCATCTTAAATCTTGTTGTTATGAATACGAAAAAAAATGAAA includes:
- a CDS encoding energy transducer TonB, which gives rise to MNRKSNTIPKGMFSIGMLIALSLTLVAFEWTSTSPKHGDIITAGHRIDIVDEPIPVDLPEPPKPKHQPQEQKNESSKSSNVTEIATEITSTEKEVEESVAKITDGENEITLVFSDTTDNIIDDVDPVNPDELDTKPYFPHCNQTSFAERFECSKKEINSIIVRNIRIPKDVKESRRNQEASIVFVVDRNGNIGEVTAINKRNLSPSVMAECERLIRMIPTMVPASKMGRPVPTYFRIPISFIVD
- a CDS encoding SDR family oxidoreductase, encoding MNIDLRGKKAMVCGSTDGIGKASALELASMGASVILVARNEEKLIKTRDELSTSAGQEHHYIVADFDFPPELKIRVEDFIAENGPVNILVNNTGGPAGGPILDAKKEDFLHAFNAHLICNHILVQCVAEGMKETGYGRIINIISTSVKVPLHGLGVSNTIRAAVANWSKTLANELGRYGITVNNVLPGATMTNRLDSIAKKRSEKSGKSPEEVLAEMAAEVPMLRVAQPHEVAAAVAFLASPAASYINGINIPVDGGRTGSL